Proteins encoded by one window of Panicum virgatum strain AP13 chromosome 7N, P.virgatum_v5, whole genome shotgun sequence:
- the LOC120683323 gene encoding protein SMAX1-LIKE 3-like: protein MRAGGCTVQQSLTAEAAAVVKQAVSLARRRGNAQVTPLHVASAMLAAPAGLLRAACLRSHSHPLQCKALELCFNVALNRLPASAAVASSPLLGGHGHHHYYPPSLSNALVAAFKRAQAHQRRGSVESQQHPVLAVKIELEQLVVSILDDPSVSRVMREAGFSSTQVKANVEQAVCTTTTTPNSQNPNPSSTASTSPANEAKAKLPPPHQVRDEDVAAILDCLASRSKRKVIVIAESAAAAEAMAHAAVSRIKRAEAKHDALRGAQVVSLRVSSFRDVPREEAERRLGELRCLVKGRRPVLLVVEDLKWAAEFWAGHVQGGRRGYYCSVEHVVTELRALACGEHPGGGLGWLLGFGTYQAYTKCRAGQPSLETLWGLQTLTVPAGSLALSLTCCAFDDSALGTVNQSMKAGSDTDGNGPASCWPLLGGSQLISRCCGGDCSAARTDTKAPLPRPFVSPSSTLPSCLQHCRDQEAATHVTDLGKPWSSICGKPSQRMTLHFSAPVSPASSLSSYERGGEQPRHSWLLAGGLDATHPWKPKREASGKATSRSHDSGASNGSVEVECRARFKELSAENLKRLCSALEKEVPWHKEVVAEVASTVLQCRSGIAKRRDRSRSADAKKETWMLFLGGDAEGKERVARELANLVFGSRKSVVSIRPGASSSPSASGSPEEHRSKRPRTPPGGEPAAYLERLYEAISENPHRVMFMEDVEQAGRDCQLGIKEAIESGVVRNHAGDEVGVGDAIIILSCESFDARSRACSPPSKKVKVELEEANKEGRTGDHEHKEDGASSSSPSCIDLNVNVDQSDQAGEHGSGDLCLLTAVDRTLFFRRQEK from the exons ATGAGGGCCGGGGGGTGCACGGTGCAGCAGTCGCTgacggcggaggccgcggcggtggtGAAGCAGGCGGTGAgcctcgcgcggcggcgcgggaacgCGCAGGTGACGCCGCTGCACGTGGCGAGCGCGATGCTGGCCGCGCCCGCGGGGCTGCTGCGCGCGGCGTGCCTGCGCTCGCACTCCCACCCGCTCCAGTGCAAGGCGCTCGAGCTCTGCTTCAACGTCGCGCTCAACCGGCTCCCGGCCTCCGCTGCGGTCGCCTCGTCGCCGCTGCTCGGCGGCCACGGCCACCACCACTACTACCCGCCGTCGCTGTCCAACGCGCTCGTCGCGGCGTTCAAGCGCGCGCAGGCGCATCAGCGCCGCGGATCCGTGGAGAGCCAGCAGCATCCGGTGCTCGCGGTCAAGATCGAGCTCGAGCAGCTCGTCGTCTCCATCCTCGACGACCCCAGCGTCAGCCGCGTCATGCGCGAGGCCGGCTTCTCCAGCACCCAGGTGAAGGCCAACGTGGAGCAGGCCGTGTGCACCACTACAACCACCCCCAACagccaaaaccctaaccctagcagcACCGCCAGCACGAGCCCTGCCAACGAAGCCAAAGCCAAGCTCCCACCGCCCCATCAGGTGCGCGACGAGGACGTCGCGGCCATCCTCGACTGCCTGGCCTCCCGGAGCAAGAGGAAGGTCATCGTCATCGCGgagagcgcggccgcggccgaggcCATGGCGCACGCGGCCGTGAGCAGGATCAAGCGAGCCGAGGCGAAGCACGACGCGCTGCGGGGCGCGCAGGTCGTCAGCCTCCGCGTGTCGTCGTTCCGCGACGtgccgagggaggaggcggagcggcggctcggcgagcTGCGGTGCCTCGTCAAGGGCAGGAGGCCGGTCCTGCTAGTCGTGGAGGACCTCAAGTGGGCGGCCGAGTTCTGGGCCGGCCACGTCCAGGGCGGGCGGAGAGGGTACTACTGCTCCGTCGAGCACGTCGTCACCGAGCTGCGCGCCCTGGCGTGCGGCGagcaccccggcggcggcctcggctggCTCCTCGGGTTCGGGACGTACCAGGCCTACACCAAGTGCCGGGCGGGGCAGCCGTCGCTGGAGACCCTGTGGGGGCTCCAGACGCTCACCGTCCCCGCCGGCAGCCTCGCGCTGAGCCTCACCTGCTGCGCCTTCGACGACAG TGCTCTAGGCACGGTCAATCAGTCCATGAAAGCGGGCTCTGACACGGATGGGAACGGACCGGCGTCTTGCTGGCCGCTTTTGGGCGGCAGCCAGCTGATCTCCAGATGCTGCGGCGGCGATTGCTCGGCCGCCAGGACTGACACCAAAGCACCATTGCCGCGGCCGTTCGTCTCGCCGTCGTCGACCCTCCCTTCTTGTCTCCAGCATTGCCGTGACCAG GAAGCAGCTACACATGTCACGGATCTTGGCAAGCCATGGAGCTCCATCTGCGGCAAACCGTCGCAGCGGATGACGCTGCACTTCTCCGCGCCGGTGTCCccggcctcctccctctcctcctacgagcgcggcggcgagcagcctcGCCACTCGtggctcctcgccggcggcctcgacGCCACGCACCCGTGGAAGCCCAAGCGCGAGGCCAGCGGCAAGGCCACCAGCAGGTCCCACGACTCCGGCGCCTCGAACGGCTCCGTGGAGGTGGAGTGCCGCGCCAGGTTCAAGGAGCTCAGCGCCGAGAACCTGAAGCGGCTCTGCAGCGCGCTGGAGAAGGAGGTGCCCTGGCACAAGGAGGTCGTCGCCGAGGTCGCGAGCACCGTCCTGCAGTGCCGCTCGGGGATCGCCAAGCGGCGAGACAGGTCGAGGTCGGCGGACGCCAAGAAGGAGACGTGGATGCTCTTCCTCGGAGGCGACGCCGAGGGCAAGGAGAGGGTGGCGAGGGAGCTCGCCAACCTCGTCTTCGGGTCACGCAAGAGCGTCGTGTCCATCAGGCCCGGTGCCTCGTCGTCGCCATCCGCCTCTGGGTCCCCCGAGGAGCACCGGAGTAAGCGGCCACGGACGCCtcccggcggcgagccggcggccTACCTAGAGCGGTTATACGAGGCTATATCCGAGAACCCACACCGGGTAATGTTCATGGAGGACGTCGAGCAGGCTGGCCGGGACTGCCAGCTCGGCATCAAGGAGGCGATCGAGAGCGGGGTGGTGCGGAACCATGCTGGCGATGAggtcggcgtcggcgacgcCATCATCATCCTGAGTTGCGAGAGCTTCGACGCCAGGTCTAGAGCTTGCTCGCCGCCGAGCAAGAAGGTGAAGGTAGAGCTAGAGGAGGCCAACAAGGAGGGGCGCACAGGAGACCATGAACACAAGGAAGATGGCGCTTCCTCGTCGTCTCCATCTTGCATTGATTTGAACGTTAACGTGGATCAGAGTGATCAAGCAGGCGAGCATGGTTCCGGTGATCTCTGTCTGCTCACGGCCGTCGACAGGACGCTGTTCTTCAGAAGGCAGGAGAAATAG
- the LOC120681100 gene encoding LOB domain-containing protein 11-like produces MSAPPAPPTWSPPSGGATGSELEPDSPSSDGTSSPRAPPTGTSSIASSSTPPATGPGSGGGGSPPPRCAVCRHKRQRCPPGCALAPYFPADDPDRFRSVHRVFGVRNLLRALREVPRPRWDACVRTLVHEARMRLADPVRGCVGAIEDLEAQLVDTAVELEVLRRRQEAYRQAKKRRGLRWFRPADPGNTLRVATGDGRARRDAGTAFPDAAASSLLLGVGDDRAHRDAATTLRDAAATTIMHRHNVLANLLIPFVL; encoded by the exons ATGTCCgcaccaccggcgccgcccACCTGGTCCCCGCCATCCGGCGGCGCGACCGGCTCGGAATTGGAGCCCGACTCGCCGTCGTCCGATGGCACCTCTTCGCCCCGGGCGCCGCCCACCGGCACCAGCAGCATCGCGTCCTCGTCCACGCCCCCGGCCACCGGccctggcagcggcggcggcggctcgccgccgccccggtgcGCCGTGTGCAGGCACAAGCGGCAGCGGTGCCCGCCGGGCTGCGCCCTGGCGCCCTACTTCCCCGCCGACGACCCCGACAGGTTCCGGAGCGTGCACCGGGTGTTCGGCGTCAGGAACCTGCTGCGCGCCCTCCGGGAGGTGCCCCGCCCGCGGTGGGACGCGTGCGTGCGGACCCTGGTGCACGAGGCCAGGATGCGGCTGGCCGACCCCGTGCGCGGCTGCGTCGGGGCGATCGAGGACCTGGAGGCCCAGCTCGTGGACACGGCCGTCGAGCTCGAGGTCCTGCGCCGGCGGCAGGAGGCGTACCGGCAGGCGAAGAAGCGCCGCGGCCTCCGGTGGTTCCGGCCGGCGGACCCTGGCAATACTCTCCGCGTGGCAACCGGCGACGGCCGGGCTCGCCGCGACGCAGGCACGGCTTTCCCCGACGCAGCCGCAAGTTCTCTCCTCCTGGGCGTCGGCGACGACCGGGCTCACCGCGACGCAGCCACAACTCTCCGCGATGCTGCCGCCACAACT ATCATGCACCGGCATAATGTTCTTGCCAATCTTCTTATTCCATTCGTTCTCTAA